One region of Niallia sp. Man26 genomic DNA includes:
- a CDS encoding extracellular solute-binding protein has translation MKKSKKYLSLIGGIALTLSLAACGPQDSEGSSGQKASSNKDYDLLVWEDIEKSEGIKDIVAKFEEENDVTVKVVEKPYAQQIEDLRLDGPAGTGPDVLTMAGDQIGTAVTEGLIKELAVDDSTKSIYTESALQSQIVDGKVYGLPKAVETTVLYYNKDLISEEELPKTLDEWYEYSKQNTSGDKYGFLALFDQIYYAQSVLSGYGGYIFGEDESGAYKPDDIGLNNAGALEGAQYIQKFYKEGLFPAGIIGEQGINVLESLFTEGKAAAIISGPWNVEPFKKAGINYGVVKLPELSNGKNMSAFIGVKSYNVSSYSQDAELAKKLAVYLTNEENSKTRYELTQEVPAVQALADDPAVKESEIAKAVAEQSQFSELTPNIPEMNEVWTPVDAALQTIATGKAEPKDALNQAVETVKGQIEAKHSSN, from the coding sequence ATGAAAAAGTCTAAAAAGTATTTAAGCCTGATTGGAGGCATCGCTTTAACTTTATCACTGGCAGCCTGCGGACCTCAAGACAGCGAAGGTTCAAGCGGACAGAAAGCTTCATCTAATAAAGACTACGATCTATTAGTCTGGGAAGATATTGAAAAATCAGAAGGAATTAAAGATATCGTTGCTAAGTTTGAAGAAGAAAATGATGTTACAGTAAAAGTAGTGGAAAAACCGTACGCACAGCAAATCGAGGATTTACGCCTTGATGGTCCTGCAGGAACTGGTCCAGATGTTTTAACAATGGCTGGCGACCAAATCGGAACAGCAGTTACGGAAGGACTTATTAAAGAGCTTGCTGTTGATGACAGCACAAAATCCATCTATACAGAGTCTGCTCTGCAGTCACAAATAGTGGACGGAAAAGTATACGGTTTGCCAAAAGCAGTAGAAACGACAGTGCTTTATTATAACAAAGATTTGATCTCAGAAGAAGAACTGCCAAAAACATTGGATGAATGGTATGAATATTCCAAGCAAAACACATCTGGAGACAAATACGGATTCCTTGCTTTATTTGACCAAATTTACTATGCACAAAGCGTGTTAAGCGGCTACGGCGGTTATATTTTTGGTGAAGATGAAAGCGGTGCTTATAAGCCTGATGACATTGGTTTAAACAATGCTGGGGCATTAGAAGGTGCACAATATATTCAGAAGTTCTATAAAGAAGGACTGTTTCCAGCTGGAATTATCGGCGAACAAGGAATCAATGTGCTAGAGTCATTATTCACAGAAGGAAAAGCTGCTGCAATTATTTCCGGACCATGGAATGTTGAGCCATTTAAAAAAGCTGGCATCAACTATGGTGTTGTGAAATTGCCAGAGCTTTCTAACGGTAAAAATATGAGTGCATTCATCGGCGTGAAAAGCTACAATGTCAGCTCTTATTCTCAAGACGCAGAGCTTGCAAAAAAGCTGGCAGTATATTTGACTAATGAGGAAAATTCAAAAACAAGATACGAATTGACACAGGAAGTACCGGCTGTACAGGCATTAGCTGATGATCCGGCTGTGAAGGAAAGCGAAATAGCAAAAGCAGTTGCTGAACAGTCGCAATTCTCTGAATTGACACCGAATATTCCGGAAATGAATGAAGTTTGGACACCGGTTGATGCTGCCCTGCAGACAATCGCAACAGGCAAAGCAGAGCCAAAGGATGCCTTGAATCAGGCAGTTGAGACAGTTAAAGGTCAAATTGAAGCAAAGCATAGCAGCAACTAA
- a CDS encoding LacI family DNA-binding transcriptional regulator produces MATIKDIAEESGFSVSTVSRVLNNDKSLSVPDETREKIYEVAEKLNYRKKTVRPLVKNIAFLYWLTDTEELEDIYFKEMRIEIEKSAKKANVEMSTYKISEGIISIPDTIEGFIAVGSFTETELAYLRKITTNGVFIDTTPDPDHFDSVRPDLAQITKKTIDFLMEKGHTEIGLVSGTYHNPNTDKDEMDVREKIFREIMAERGLLNESYIFCRRGFSVENGYTLMGRAIKKLGDDMPTAFFTAADPIAVGCLQALNEHGISIPNRVSIISINNISIAKYVSPPLTTFHIDMKEICKNAITLLLEQVVEKRKVVKTLYLGSELIIRRSTN; encoded by the coding sequence ATGGCTACCATTAAAGATATCGCAGAAGAATCAGGGTTTTCGGTTTCGACGGTTTCCCGTGTATTAAATAATGATAAAAGTTTATCTGTTCCAGATGAGACAAGAGAAAAAATTTATGAAGTGGCAGAAAAGCTCAATTACCGAAAGAAAACAGTAAGACCGCTAGTTAAAAACATTGCTTTTTTATATTGGCTTACAGACACAGAAGAGCTTGAAGATATATATTTCAAGGAAATGCGGATTGAGATTGAAAAATCAGCAAAGAAAGCAAATGTTGAAATGTCTACATATAAAATATCAGAAGGAATCATTAGCATACCAGATACAATAGAAGGATTTATTGCTGTCGGTTCTTTTACAGAAACAGAATTAGCTTATTTAAGAAAGATTACCACAAACGGGGTATTTATTGATACTACTCCTGATCCGGATCATTTTGATTCTGTTCGGCCTGATTTGGCGCAAATTACGAAAAAAACGATAGATTTCTTAATGGAAAAAGGACATACGGAAATTGGCTTAGTCAGTGGTACTTATCATAACCCCAATACAGATAAGGATGAAATGGATGTAAGGGAAAAAATCTTCCGGGAAATTATGGCGGAAAGAGGGCTTTTAAACGAAAGCTACATTTTCTGCAGAAGAGGCTTTTCTGTGGAGAACGGCTATACTTTGATGGGCAGAGCCATTAAAAAGCTTGGTGACGATATGCCGACGGCGTTCTTTACCGCTGCTGATCCAATTGCGGTGGGCTGCCTGCAGGCATTGAATGAGCACGGTATATCCATACCTAACAGAGTCAGTATTATCAGCATAAATAATATCAGTATTGCCAAATATGTATCGCCGCCGCTGACTACTTTTCATATTGATATGAAGGAAATTTGCAAAAACGCCATCACCTTATTGTTAGAGCAGGTAGTGGAGAAAAGAAAAGTGGTTAAAACCTTATATTTAGGCTCAGAGCTTATTATAAGAAGAAGCACGAATTAA
- a CDS encoding UDP-glucose--hexose-1-phosphate uridylyltransferase, with amino-acid sequence MIYAYIDKLVQKAKEAELIEAADVIYVRNQVIQLFKLEAFPEESAVEKLSDDLSIHDVIDWLVSYATDQAIIENLLDMKDIFAANLMNCFVARPSAVRETFYDKYKQAPTAATAYFYQLSKNSNYIQMNRIKNNISYKIDTAYGVMDITINLSKPEKDPEEIKRERAMKKDVHYPKCLLCKENEGYAGRIGHPARSNHRIIPIELAGETWNLQYSPYVYYNEHSIVFSDEHRDMKIDRQAFERLLHFTEKFPHYFIGSNADLPIVGGSILSHDHYQGGCYEFAMTRAEDSFQFPLNNFPDVTASVLKWPMSVIRLRGKSSIELVNAGELILKSWRGYSDKAAHIHAFTEAVPHNTITPIARVRNGSFELDLVLRNNRTTAEHPLGIFHPHADVHHIKKENIGLIEVMGLAVLPPRLKEELGEITKLLLGKENTVKDYHQQWADAIVQEYGIISTVSEAEQIVKKELGKKFVRVLEDAGVFKEKQSFQRFLDILN; translated from the coding sequence ATGATTTATGCTTATATAGACAAACTTGTCCAAAAAGCAAAGGAAGCAGAGTTGATTGAAGCTGCGGATGTCATTTATGTAAGAAATCAAGTAATACAGCTTTTTAAACTGGAAGCTTTTCCAGAAGAATCTGCTGTCGAGAAACTTTCTGATGACCTTTCTATTCATGATGTAATCGACTGGCTTGTTTCCTATGCCACTGATCAAGCTATTATCGAGAACTTATTGGATATGAAGGACATTTTCGCCGCCAATTTAATGAATTGTTTTGTAGCTCGTCCTTCAGCGGTTAGGGAGACGTTTTACGATAAATATAAACAAGCACCGACAGCTGCAACAGCTTACTTTTATCAATTAAGTAAGAACAGCAACTATATACAAATGAACAGAATAAAAAATAATATTTCCTATAAAATTGATACAGCATACGGCGTTATGGATATTACCATTAACCTGTCCAAGCCTGAAAAAGATCCAGAGGAAATTAAGCGGGAACGTGCGATGAAGAAGGATGTTCATTATCCAAAATGCCTGCTTTGCAAAGAAAACGAAGGCTATGCCGGCCGTATCGGCCATCCTGCCAGATCGAACCATCGGATTATTCCAATTGAGCTTGCAGGTGAAACTTGGAACTTACAATATTCACCTTATGTTTATTATAATGAGCACAGCATTGTCTTTTCAGACGAACACAGAGATATGAAAATTGACCGTCAAGCATTCGAAAGACTGCTGCATTTTACCGAGAAATTTCCTCATTATTTCATCGGTTCTAACGCAGATTTGCCGATTGTCGGCGGCTCTATTCTCAGTCATGACCATTATCAAGGCGGCTGTTATGAATTCGCGATGACTCGAGCAGAGGACAGCTTCCAATTTCCCTTAAATAATTTTCCTGACGTCACTGCGTCTGTCCTTAAATGGCCGATGTCAGTGATTCGATTGAGAGGGAAAAGCAGCATAGAGCTTGTCAATGCTGGAGAGCTAATTCTAAAATCTTGGAGAGGCTATTCTGATAAAGCAGCACATATTCATGCATTTACAGAAGCTGTGCCTCATAATACCATTACGCCGATTGCCAGAGTTCGAAACGGGTCCTTTGAGCTTGACCTTGTTTTAAGAAACAATCGGACAACAGCTGAACATCCGCTCGGTATTTTCCATCCTCATGCTGATGTGCATCATATCAAAAAAGAAAACATCGGCTTGATTGAAGTGATGGGGCTGGCAGTCCTTCCGCCCCGCTTAAAAGAGGAGCTTGGTGAAATCACAAAGCTTTTACTCGGGAAAGAAAATACGGTTAAAGATTATCATCAGCAATGGGCTGATGCTATTGTTCAAGAATACGGGATCATCTCCACTGTTTCTGAAGCAGAACAGATTGTCAAAAAAGAGTTAGGCAAAAAATTCGTGAGAGTGCTTGAAGATGCTGGTGTCTTTAAAGAAAAGCAATCCTTTCAGCGCTTCCTCGATATATTAAACTAA
- a CDS encoding sugar ABC transporter permease, producing MQHRNKALILSIIPGVGQFYNKQWVKGLLLLLTGIMFFLVFGDLLNMGFWGIFTLGTEVPRDNSIFLLAEGIIAIIVTCFGLTVYYFNLRDAYRNGKLRDENMELSSLKEQYHNLVAQGYPYLVSGPSLFILIFAVIFPILFSFALAFTNYDLYHSPPAHLTDWVGLKTFAEIFTVDIWRSTFFDVLAWTVVWTIVASTVQVSIGIGLAVLVNQKEIRFKKFFRTILVLPWAVPGFVTILIFAGLFNDSFGAVNNDILAALGIGPIPWLTDASWSRVALILMQGWLGFPYIFLVTTGVLQSIPDDLYEAATIDGASIFAKFKHITMPMILIAMAPIIITQFTFNFNNFNIIYLFNGGGPAVPGSTAGGTDILVSWIYKLTMQSSQYSLAAALTILLSVFVIAIALWQFRRTNSFKEGA from the coding sequence GTGCAACATCGCAATAAAGCTCTTATTCTATCAATTATTCCAGGAGTTGGGCAGTTCTATAACAAGCAATGGGTAAAGGGTCTGCTGTTGCTTTTAACAGGCATAATGTTCTTTTTAGTATTTGGAGATTTGCTTAATATGGGTTTCTGGGGAATCTTTACTTTAGGAACAGAAGTACCTCGTGATAATTCTATTTTCCTTTTAGCAGAAGGAATCATTGCCATCATAGTTACATGCTTTGGATTAACGGTATATTATTTTAACTTAAGAGATGCTTATAGAAACGGAAAATTACGTGATGAAAACATGGAATTAAGTTCATTGAAAGAACAATACCATAATCTGGTTGCGCAAGGATATCCGTATCTTGTGAGCGGACCTTCTTTATTCATTTTAATTTTTGCTGTTATTTTCCCAATCCTTTTCAGTTTCGCGTTAGCCTTTACGAATTATGACTTATACCATTCTCCGCCGGCACATTTGACAGATTGGGTCGGATTGAAAACATTCGCTGAAATTTTCACAGTAGATATATGGCGTTCGACATTCTTCGATGTGCTTGCATGGACGGTTGTGTGGACAATTGTTGCCTCAACTGTGCAAGTTAGCATTGGTATTGGGCTGGCAGTCCTTGTTAACCAAAAGGAAATCCGCTTTAAGAAATTTTTCCGCACAATTCTAGTATTGCCTTGGGCAGTGCCAGGTTTTGTTACGATTTTGATTTTTGCAGGATTATTCAATGACAGTTTCGGTGCAGTCAACAACGATATTCTTGCAGCATTAGGCATAGGGCCGATACCGTGGCTGACAGATGCTAGCTGGTCAAGAGTTGCCTTAATCTTAATGCAGGGCTGGCTTGGATTCCCATATATATTCCTAGTAACAACAGGTGTGCTTCAGTCTATTCCAGACGATTTATACGAAGCAGCAACGATTGATGGTGCGAGTATTTTTGCAAAGTTCAAGCATATAACAATGCCGATGATCTTAATCGCAATGGCGCCAATCATCATTACACAGTTTACGTTCAATTTTAATAACTTTAATATTATCTATCTATTTAATGGCGGCGGCCCTGCAGTGCCTGGTTCAACAGCGGGCGGCACCGATATTTTAGTATCGTGGATTTATAAGCTGACAATGCAATCAAGCCAGTACTCTTTGGCTGCCGCATTAACGATTCTGCTTTCTGTATTTGTTATTGCGATTGCTCTATGGCAGTTCAGACGCACAAATTCATTTAAAGAAGGAGCGTAA
- a CDS encoding galactokinase, whose protein sequence is MNTNYPLLETYQSIFSTDTTPRKFFAPGRINLIGEHTDYNGGHVFPASISYGTYALATKRDDSVFRFYSVNFSDSGIIECDLSSLAYDKAHDWANYPKGMIHHLREAGFSIDTGADILFYGDIPNGAGLSSSASIELVTGVLLQGLFDLPIERIPMIKLGQKVENSYIGVNSGIMDQFAIGMGKKDSAILLDCQTLEYKYAPIKLANHVIMIINTNKQRTLAGSKYNERRSQCEAALSDLQTELSIESLGALTVEEFDNAKHLIKDPVNLLRAKHAVYENARTLEALSALNNGDLNRFGELMNQSHVSLKEDYEVTGTELDTIVEAAWNQAGVIGARMTGAGFGGCAIAIVEEDKAEDFKKNVNEIYLKKIGYEATFYKATIGDGAKEI, encoded by the coding sequence ATGAATACTAACTATCCTTTACTTGAAACATATCAGTCTATTTTTTCTACAGATACTACGCCTCGGAAGTTCTTTGCTCCAGGCAGAATCAATCTGATTGGTGAGCATACAGACTATAATGGCGGCCATGTCTTTCCTGCATCCATCTCTTATGGAACTTACGCACTAGCTACAAAACGGGATGATTCTGTCTTTCGTTTCTATTCTGTTAACTTTTCTGATAGCGGTATCATTGAATGTGACCTGTCTTCATTAGCATACGATAAGGCTCATGACTGGGCAAATTATCCAAAAGGCATGATTCATCATTTACGAGAAGCCGGCTTTTCAATCGATACGGGTGCAGATATCTTGTTTTACGGCGATATTCCAAACGGCGCCGGCCTCTCTTCTTCTGCTTCAATCGAGCTTGTGACAGGTGTACTCCTTCAAGGTCTGTTCGACCTTCCAATTGAGCGCATACCGATGATAAAACTTGGGCAAAAAGTCGAAAACAGCTATATTGGAGTTAACAGCGGGATAATGGACCAGTTTGCAATTGGAATGGGTAAGAAGGATTCTGCTATTTTGCTAGACTGTCAAACATTAGAGTATAAGTATGCACCGATTAAGCTGGCAAACCATGTAATCATGATCATCAATACAAATAAACAGCGCACCCTTGCTGGTTCAAAGTATAATGAGCGCCGCTCCCAATGCGAAGCCGCCTTAAGTGATCTTCAGACAGAGCTGTCCATTGAAAGCTTAGGTGCTTTGACGGTTGAGGAATTTGATAATGCAAAACATCTTATTAAAGACCCAGTTAATCTATTGCGTGCAAAGCATGCTGTCTATGAAAATGCGCGAACATTGGAAGCGCTGTCCGCATTAAACAATGGCGACCTTAATAGATTCGGTGAGCTGATGAATCAATCACATGTTAGCTTAAAAGAAGATTATGAAGTGACTGGAACTGAACTGGACACAATTGTCGAAGCAGCATGGAATCAAGCTGGCGTTATCGGGGCACGTATGACTGGTGCAGGCTTCGGCGGATGCGCGATTGCGATTGTGGAAGAAGATAAAGCAGAGGATTTCAAAAAGAATGTTAATGAAATTTATCTAAAGAAGATTGGTTATGAAGCAACCTTTTATAAAGCGACTATCGGCGACGGAGCAAAAGAAATTTAA
- the galE gene encoding UDP-glucose 4-epimerase GalE — protein MSILVVGGAGYVGSHAVHQLHDRGQKVIIIDNLETGNKEAIHPDASFYEGDIRDMNFLRSVFAQEEIEAVIHFAANSLVGESMENPLKYYDNNVHGTQMLLEAMVEFNVKNIVFSSTAATYGEPDTVPITEDMATNPANPYGETKRAMERMIEWADKAYGIKYVSLRYFNVAGARETGEIGEDHDPETHLIPIILQAALNKRPFVTIYGDDYNTPDGTCIRDYIHVEDLIDAHLLAVQYLQQGGKSDIFNLGSSQGFSVKELVDTARTITGKEIPAVIGPRRAGDPSTLIASSAKAKEVLGWKPRRTSIEQIMKDAWNWHLSHPNGYKKEVAR, from the coding sequence ATGAGCATTTTAGTGGTAGGCGGAGCAGGCTATGTTGGATCGCACGCTGTGCATCAGCTGCATGATCGTGGACAAAAAGTAATTATTATCGATAATTTAGAGACTGGCAACAAAGAGGCTATCCATCCTGATGCATCATTTTATGAGGGAGATATTCGTGATATGAATTTCCTCCGTTCTGTTTTTGCACAGGAAGAAATTGAGGCAGTTATTCACTTTGCTGCCAACTCTCTTGTCGGCGAATCAATGGAGAACCCGCTTAAATATTATGATAACAATGTTCACGGTACACAAATGCTGCTTGAGGCAATGGTAGAGTTTAACGTAAAGAATATTGTGTTCTCCTCGACCGCAGCAACTTATGGAGAGCCGGACACAGTTCCTATTACAGAGGATATGGCAACGAATCCAGCTAATCCTTACGGAGAAACGAAGCGGGCTATGGAGAGAATGATAGAATGGGCTGACAAGGCTTACGGCATAAAGTATGTATCACTGCGTTATTTCAATGTAGCAGGAGCAAGAGAAACAGGGGAAATTGGAGAAGACCATGATCCTGAAACACATCTTATCCCGATTATTCTGCAGGCTGCCTTGAACAAGCGCCCATTTGTTACCATATATGGTGATGACTATAACACTCCGGACGGTACATGCATAAGAGATTATATTCACGTGGAGGATCTCATTGACGCCCATTTACTAGCCGTACAATATTTACAACAAGGCGGCAAAAGTGATATTTTCAATCTTGGCAGCAGCCAAGGCTTCTCTGTTAAGGAGCTTGTCGATACAGCCCGTACAATAACAGGCAAAGAAATCCCTGCTGTTATCGGTCCGCGCCGTGCCGGCGATCCGAGCACCTTAATTGCAAGTTCTGCTAAAGCAAAAGAAGTTCTTGGCTGGAAGCCGAGAAGAACTTCCATTGAGCAGATTATGAAGGATGCCTGGAACTGGCACTTGTCCCATCCGAACGGATACAAGAAGGAAGTGGCCAGATGA
- a CDS encoding ROK family transcriptional regulator: MERGSFQWMKSVNKTIILNKIRMSEPISRAQIAKETSLTPPTVSSIVKELMTEGLVVESTLGESSGGRKPTMLHINSTAFFAVGVDAGPETVECVLTDLTGKIYDRSTAKLQLPITNEAFIGTLKQAVINLFLCSGIDKEQVIGIGMAMHGVVDVDAGEVLVAPNISLRNIRVKELFEEEFGMTIRVENDARAMALGESWFGGHGGVNSMVAINIGRGVGAGLVLNGKLHHGAQGIAGEFGHMTIDLHGAVCECGNQGCLQTLISGNAIEERSIGICGERISGEEIFALAQAGSEVHADFLSQIGEMIGIGLTNLIHLLNPDKIVLGGGVMKSEQYLLPAIQRKIERTALTKEAAKTEVVATSLGDDATVLGAVSLLLVELFDQS; encoded by the coding sequence AAGGAAACAAGCCTTACTCCGCCGACTGTCAGCAGTATTGTCAAAGAGCTGATGACAGAAGGGCTTGTGGTGGAAAGTACGCTTGGCGAATCGAGCGGCGGCCGCAAACCGACAATGCTGCATATTAACAGCACAGCTTTTTTTGCAGTTGGAGTGGATGCGGGACCAGAAACAGTTGAGTGTGTGCTTACAGATTTAACAGGGAAGATCTATGATCGCAGCACAGCAAAATTGCAGTTGCCAATTACGAATGAAGCGTTTATTGGAACGTTAAAGCAAGCTGTAATAAATCTATTTCTTTGTTCCGGCATTGATAAGGAGCAAGTTATTGGGATTGGCATGGCTATGCACGGTGTAGTTGATGTCGATGCAGGAGAGGTGCTTGTTGCTCCGAATATAAGCTTACGCAATATACGTGTTAAAGAGCTTTTCGAGGAAGAATTCGGCATGACGATAAGAGTGGAAAATGATGCAAGGGCAATGGCATTAGGAGAGTCATGGTTTGGCGGGCATGGTGGTGTGAACAGCATGGTGGCAATAAATATTGGCAGAGGTGTCGGTGCCGGACTTGTTTTGAATGGCAAGCTCCATCACGGGGCACAGGGAATAGCTGGAGAATTCGGCCATATGACGATTGATCTCCATGGTGCAGTATGTGAATGTGGAAATCAAGGCTGCCTGCAAACATTAATAAGCGGCAACGCAATAGAAGAGCGCTCGATTGGTATTTGCGGCGAGCGGATAAGTGGTGAGGAGATATTCGCTTTAGCGCAGGCAGGCAGCGAGGTTCATGCCGACTTCCTTTCGCAAATCGGCGAAATGATTGGAATCGGCTTGACGAATTTAATTCATTTGCTCAACCCTGATAAAATTGTGCTGGGCGGAGGCGTCATGAAAAGCGAGCAGTATTTGCTGCCTGCCATCCAAAGAAAAATCGAAAGAACAGCATTGACGAAAGAAGCAGCAAAAACAGAAGTGGTGGCAACGAGCTTAGGAGATGATGCTACTGTATTAGGAGCCGTGTCCTTGCTGCTTGTCGAGCTGTTTGACCAAAGTTAA